From the Thermodesulfobacteriota bacterium genome, the window GAAAATATAAGAGAGATTATCTTTACAGAAAACGTTGACGGGGCTCTGGTTGGTGGTGCCAGTCTTGATGCATATGCATTTTCAAATATAGTAAAGGTATCAGGAGATTAAAGTGACGTGGACATATTAATAACTCTTATTACGGTATTTCATATTGTCATCGCAATATTATTAGTAATAACTGTGCTCCTTCAACCTGGAAAAGGCGGAGATCTTGGTTCAATGTTTGGCGGAGGCATGTCTGACTCGATATTCGGTTCCAGTGGTGCTGTTCCATTCTTAACAAAGACAACCAGGGTTCTTGCTGTTCTATTTATTGTAACTTCTCTTTCTCTTGGATTTTTCTTAACGAGAGACTATAAATCTTCAGTCGTGAAAGATAAACCCTCTGCCCAGATTCACGACGAGTTTGACGAAGTACCAGTGGGAGCTGAAACCGGAACTCAGGATGTTTCATCAACAGGTCCCGAGGTGAAGGGGGAAAAATCATCATCCGCCGATGAAGCATCTGAAAATATTCCCAAGAAGGATTCTAAGAACTAAAATCTCTTTGTTTTAGTAATGTGGCAACGTAATACTTGAATGCTTTTGGGTAGTTGAGTATATTTAGTATTTATCCAAGGAGGTAATTGATATGGCCTATATCATTGCTGAGCCCTGCATCGGGGTAAAGGATAAATCCTGCGTCGAGGCTTGCCCTGTAGATTGCATATATGAAGGGGATGACCAGCTGTATATCCATCCGGAAGAATGTATTGATTGCGGTGCTTGCGTTGACCCGTGTCCGGTTGATGCGATATTTCACGAAGATGAACTTCCCGACAAGTGGAAAAGTTTTATTGAGAAGAATAAGAATTTCTTTGAAGGAAAAACTGACCTAGAACCGGCTCGTAAATAGCATATGGAATATCAAAGGTTGTTTAGCCACTTTTTTTTGATTCTTTAAGTATTAATTCAAAATCAGTTTAGATATCTTAAAAGGGGGTATGTAGATTAAGCATATCCCCTTTTTTGTATTAAATTGTGACTCACGATAATCAGATTGAAAGCACCAAATCCTCGGGTGATGAGATGCAGAGCCTAGACAAAGACATTGATGCAAAAAAGAAAAGGGTTAAGAAAATAATAGATGTTTTTAGAAAGCTGTATCCAAGTCCAAAATGTCACTTGAATTTCAACAGTCCATTTGAGCTTCTGATCGGATGCATACTCTCAGCTCAATGCACTGATGAAAGGGTAAATCAAGTGACCAGGGCGCTATTCAAAAAGTATAGAACCGCTAGGGATTATGCTAAAGCTAGCCCGCAAGAGTTAGAGAATGACATACGGACGACCGGATTCTTTAGAAACAAGGCAAGGTCGATTATAAACTGCACGAAAATCCTGGATGAAAAGTACTCAGGTGAAGTTCCTTTCGTTATGGAAAAACTCACGGAGCTTGATGGCGTTGGAAGGAAGACTGCGAATGTTGTTTTAGGCAACGCTTTTGGAAAGCCTGCTATAATCGTTGATACACATATCAGGAGGCTTGCTCGTAGGTTGGATCTCTCGAATAAAAAAGACCCCGATAGGATAGAATTCGATCTCAGGGATCTAGTACCTAGAGATCAATGGACCTATTTCTCACTGGCCCTTGGAGATCATGGTCGAACGATTTGTAAAGCGAGAAAACCAAATTGCGCGGAATGTAAAATTAGCCACTTGTGTCCTTCGGCTTGGACATTTGGTTAGATATTTATTTAAATTGTAGAGACGCAAAATTTTGCGACGATGAAGAGAAGATACAACGCTTACAGCAATTTTCTAAGAGAGAAATTTGGCTTCAGGGTCCATAAGGTTTCTGTAGATATGGGATTTACATGTCCAAATAGGGACGGCAGTGTTGCGCAAGGTGGCTGCGTATACTGTAACAACGATACCTTCGTTCCGCCTTATGCTCGCGCGCGATTCTCGATGCAGGAACAAATAGAAAATGGGATGAGATATTTGAAAAAGAGGTTTAAGGCTGAGAAATTCATAATCTATTTTCAGGCTTATACAAATACATATGACAGGATTGAGAAATTGGAAAAATTATACAGGGAATCACTCGGTTATGAAAATGTTGTGGGAATTGCGGTTGGAACAAGATCCGATTGCATTGATGAGGAAAAGATAGAATTATTCGAGGCTTTAGCTGATGACTGCTTCGTGTCAGTTGAGTATGGAATAGAATCTATATATGACAAAACCCTGCGTTTTATGAACAGAGGTCATGATTATCAATCTGTCATAGATGCAATAGAGCTTACGAGGGGAAGAGGAGTACATATTGGGGCACATATAATCCTGGGCATGCCCACGGAAACGGAAGAAGAAATGCTGTGTATGGCAGAAGAGGTATCAAAGTTGGGAATAGACTCATTGAAAATTCACAATCTCCATATAGTAAAAAATACTCCTCTTGCGGGGATTTATAAAGATTCACCTTTTCATCTATTTGGTTATCATGAATATATCGATTTTATCACTGGCTTCCTCGAACGTATTTCTCCTGACCTCGTAATTGAAAGATTATTTACCGACACACCTAGAGATCTCCTGATCGCCCCTGATTGGAAAAAGACCCATAACGAGATAATTCGTGGAATAGAGCGGGAGCTTGAAAGGAAGAATACTTATCAGGGCAGGTTATTTAATCAGAATTATAGGTTAAGGGAGAAAAGCCCCCATTCGTAGATAGATAATTTTTTCAATTGAAATTACTAAAGTTAAAACCTTTTCCGATATTGGTCGTATTACTTAATTAGGCTTAAGAAAACCAAAAAAACGAGAGTCTGTTGACAGATTTAGCCGAAAAGAAAGAGCCCACAGACGAAGAGGCAATGGCGAGGTTTCAAAATGGAGACGTAGGAGCTTTTGATTTTCTTCTCCACCAGCATAGTGCTGCGATTCTTAGATTTATAATGAATATGGTGACAGTTAATAAATCGAATGCTGAAGATTTATTACAAGAAATATTCATGAAGGTCATAGAAAATAGAGAGAAATACGATTCAAATAGGAAATTTACTACTTGGCTTTATACCATGGCTAGGAACCGCTGTATAGATTATCTCAAGGCAGAAAAACATAGACGCTACAGCTCCCTGGATGCTCCCCTCAATAGTGAGACTAGCGATGGTCCAGTTAAATTGGAGATTGTTAGAAGCAAGGAGAAAAATCAGGAAGAAAAAATGATGAATAAGGAGATACGGGCACTACTCAACACTGGAGTCGAGAATTTAAAAGAAGAGTTTAGGGAGGTCTTTTTGCTAAGGGAAATCGAGAGTCTTTCTCTTAAAGAGATTGCTGACATTACAAATGTCCCAATCGGTACTGTAAAAAGTCGCCTTAGTTATGCTTATTTGAATCTCAGGGAGATTTTTATTCAGGCCGGTTATTTTGAGGAGGGGCAAATTGCTAAAGGGGTGTAGAAGGCAATTATGAATTGTGAGAAATTTGAAGAGCTTTTAATCGATTTCATAGAGGGCGAAATTGAGCCTTCTGATATCGAATTGGTCAAAAAGCATCTTGCTGCATGTCAAAACTGTTCTAAAAAGGTTGATGAATTTAAGGAGATTAGAAAGGTAATTAATGGAGACACCCATCCAGAGCCATCTCCGGAGATTTTGGCGAGATTATCAAGGATCGCTAGAGAAGAGTTAGAAAAAGATAATGTTCCCTTCTGGAGGAAGTGGTTTTATTCTCCAATTTTAGTTCCAGTTCTTAGTACTGGTTTGGCACTGTTTATATGGATTTCCAATGGCCAAAAAGATGTGGAGTATGGTCCCGATGACGCAATATACTCAACGAAGGTTATGGCTAAAAAGATGCCTATGGCACAAGAGCCGAATTTCCCAGGCGTTCGGGAAGAAGCTGTATCAAATTTAGAATCTAATCAAGGTCCATTATTGTCTGAAGAACCAGTCTCTGCGCCTCCTCTCGCTTCCGGAAAGAAAAGCAGAATCGAAGAAGGAACAACAGCAAGATCTGGCGAGCCTGCTCCTGCCAAAGAAATGATTGCCGGAAGGGGCGTCAAAGAAGATCATGAATATTCCCGGCACAGAGATGAGTTTTCTGACAAGTTGGAAGCTAAAGCAATTGAAGAACGAGCTTCAGAACCGAAAATTGAAGCTGAAGAGGAGGCTTTTGAAGTTGGATCACTGGCGAAAGGAAGATCTGGTGAAACAGAAGTGCAGGGGTTTCAAGAAGTTAAGCAAAGATCCAATATACCAACATCATATACATATACTGAAACAACCTATAAAGATAAATTGGATTTAGGGCTCAAGCAGCAAAAAGAAGGGAACTGTGAGGCATCTATAAAGACGAATGAAGAGCTTCTTAATCTAACACCACCTCCAACGGACCCAGTAAAGGGGAAAGCTTACCTTTCCTTAGGCGAGTGTTATGAGCAAATGGGAGAGTGGGAGAAAGCTGTAAGTAACTATAAAAATCTCGAGGAGATATCTCCGGAGCAGACTGCTTTTGCCGTAGAGAAAATCGAATACATCAGAAGGCAAACGAGGCTTTTAAAGCAGTAGCAACGGAAGATGCTGAACAATCCAAGCGCAATCGAGCACGTTATAAAAGTAATCGACCATGGATTGACACTGATGTGGGCGGATGGAAAAAAATTTTTCATGCCGAATAGGATGAGACTTTTTTAACTTGATAATTCCCTGTAGCGTTCTACAGGGTTTCTACTGTCATTGGGAATGATAATGAAGAAAGCTGCTGCTAGTATTCGAGGATTGCTTTGGTCATTTCATTCCCTCGCAACGAGGTGTGTTTTGTCATCGCCGTAAAAGCCAGATATTTCGATCATCAAATCTTTAAAAGTATATTCTTCATATCTTACTCTTCTTTTTAACTTCTTTGTCTTGATACAAAGAAGCAAAAATCAAGGCTACCCAAAAATTCACTAAAAATCATGAACTCCGCCTAAAAAATTTAATTCGACCACAACCCGCAAATTTTTCTTAACGTCTTCGTTCCTGATTTTCTTAACGCAATTTTTGGAATGCCGTTTAAATCCTTTTCACTCCGAAAAGGACCACTGAATGCCAATCTATCCATGAAATTGTTCGAATTTTTCCTCGAATTATCTAATATCTACAGCAATGACCGCAAGGACTTTCTTTAAATTTGAAGATACCCTGCTGCTGGCTGCGCGGAGCTTGATCGATTTGACATAGTTCAATATGCGGCTAGAAACCGCTCCTACTTTTTGCCTTATCCTAAAAAGTAAATCATCAATATTTTTATTTAAAATCCCTCAGTAGTGTTCATTTGTGACAATCTGTGGCTGAAAGAATTTTTTCCTTTTAAAACCTTTCTTAAATTCATTCGTATTAATCCATAAAATCCAAAAAAAGAGGAAATGGAAATGGGATTAAAAAATCGGATGGGTTTTCTCATCAAATCACAGTTCAATCACTTGGTAACAAGATCTGAAGACCCGGAGAAAGTCATTAATCAGGTGGTAGAAGAGATTGATGATGGGCTGGACAGCGCAAGATCAAGACTCTCAGCACTTAAATTCAGAGTGGAAGAAGATCAACGTCTGCTCGAGAGAATCGGGGAGCAAATTTCCTATTGGCAGGGAAAGGCAGAAGGATTTATCGAAGATAATATGGAAGAAAATGCAAAAGAGGCGGTGAGGATGAGAAGAATCCTGGAAGATCAAGAGAGGGGTATAAAGATCAGGCATGTGGAAGATGAAGAGAGGCTTAAAGAAATGGGTATTGCGCTTAAAGAGCTCGAAAGCAGGGCACAGGCGGTAAGGGCCAAAAGAAATATCCTTATTAAAAAAATGAGACTGGGTAAAGGTGAAACAAACGAGGGAAGGGAAAAAAGGGATATAACTTTCGGTATCGAATTTAAAGAACCCTTCAGTATTTTCCACAAGATGGAAGAAAGGATAGAAGGGGAGGAAGGGTTCGATTATTTATTCCGTGATAAGCAAAGGGAGATGTGCGAAAAGGAAGAGAATCTCATCAATGAGGAAATTGTAAGAATTAAAAGAAAAATAAAAAAGGAGGGAGGAAAATGATACGTGAAAGAAAATCATTATTATTATTTTTTTTAGGGACGTTTGCTCTTCTGGTCGGGGGTAGGTACATAGGCGCATTTCCAAAAATTTCTCAACCATTAAATTCGACCACAGATAGTGTCATATGGAACGTCGGATTGAACCGCCCATTTTTACATAGGGGTTCGAATAGTGAGGTTTTGCTAAACTTAAAAATAAAGGGGCAGGAATTTAGTTCCCACGAAAGGGCTCCTGTAAATCTTGTTCTTGTTATTGATAGAAGTGGTTCGATGAGTGATAGTGGAAAGCTGGAGTATGCTAAAGACGCAGCAAAAACTATAATTTCAGGACTGGCAAGCGAAGATCGACTATCAGTTGTTGCATATTCTACTGGGGTTCAGTTGTTATATCCTATTCAGTATTTAAGGGATAAAGAAAGAGCTATATTAGTAGTTGATTCGCTGTATCCCACTAATTCGACAAACCTATCTGGGGGATTGATTATGGGGATTGATCAGTTAACGTCGATTGAGGGTAGCGATAACATTAACCGGGTAATTTTACTCTCAGATGGATTGGCGAATGTTGGTATAACAAACGTAGACGAACTCAGTCGCGTCGCCAGTCAGGCGGCTGAAAGGGGGATCCATGTAACTACTATGGGACTTGGATTACACTATGATGAAAACCTCATGATGAACCTCGCTGAATACGGTGCGGGAAACTACTACTTTATTGAGTCTCCAACACAGCTAGCAGGCATTTTCAAAAAGGAATTCGGTCAAATGCTTGCAACCGTAGCAAAGGATTCCGTGGTAAATCTTTCTCTTTCCCCTGAGGTTGAGCTTAAAGAAATTTTTGGATACACACACACAACAAAAGATTGTTTTATTCAGATCAATTTGGGCGATCTGCACAGCGGACAGGAAAGAAACATCTTGATTAAATTGAATGCACCAACTGGTAGTATAGGAAAACATCAGCTTGTTAACGCTTCATTAGAGTTCACCGACATATTGAACAATAACCGAAATGTTAAATTAGAAAAGGAACTTGCCTATCAAGTAACAGAGGATAAAAGTAAGGTAAGGGCTAACGAGGATAAAAAGATTTCTGCCAGAGGTGTATCAGTAAATGCAGCGTATGACCTCTACCGGGCTGTCACTGAGTACGAAAAGGGAAATAGGAGAGATGCGCTAAGTAAAGTGAAAAGAGCATTAAATAGTGTTGTTGAAATTAATAATTCTCCTCAAAAGAGTGATGATACAATTAAGCAGGAAGATGTGCTTCGAGGTCTAATGGAAGATTTAGCAGAAGAAGCTCCTGCTCCAGGGTCAGCTTCAGGAAAGAAGATAATAAAGGAATACAAGGCAGAAGCAAGGGAGCAGCAAAAATAGTGTTGTCAGTTATCCGAAATGTAGAGTGGTTTTTTTGATTGTCATGGTGAAAATTTCATGGTTTCTTGGGATAGGCGAGGTTTTCCAACCCCGCTTTTCCTTATACCAGAATTTAGTCTAGAAAATACGGGACTGGAAAGTCCCGTCTTTCCATAGTGAGATGCGGTGAATAGATCAATTCGAAAAATGTACTGGGACAAGGGTAAACATTCATTAACTAGCCACCTATGGATCATAATTATTTGTTAATAGTCAGTTAAACGTAACACAATTTATGAAAAATATATTTAAATCTTTCATGGTTCCAACGATCATGGGTGGATTGTGGGGAATTATTCTTTATCTTTTTTATTCGCTAATTTTATCTAATGTTCCTTTTTCTTCTTCTCTTTTCTTTCCAGGTCTTTTTGGGGGTATTGCTGGAATTTTTTCGATTAGTGTCAGTACTGGGATTTCTATCGAAAGAGCTGTAATCGTTGGATTGTTGGCAGGGTTTATCTATAATCTACTTTCTCCGATTTTTCCTTTACTTGCATCAATTTTAGTTGGAGCCTGTATAGGAGCAGGTTTAGGAAGGGATTCAGGAAAAATTTTTAACTTTTTATATAGATTTATAAGAGTGGTGAAGGGGGTTTTACTGTTCCCGATATTTATTTTTTCTGGGAATTTAGTCTCACAGTTTGTTTTCAGTATTTTTAATTCTAGTTTTATTGTTTGGTTTATTTGGGGATTTTTACTTTTTTTTGCAATCTACGTAACTTGTGCTCCATTTTCAGATAGTTGTAGATCAGAGGGAGATCGAGATACTTATCTTATGTTAGATGAGTTTAAAAGGGAAACTAGGGAGGTACTGCAGGGAATAGGTCGGTTGTGAAATATCTATTTATAAGGAAAAATGCTATTGATATTACTCATTTTTTTAAAATGTTGTAAAATTAGAGCTAAAAGGAGAAAAATTTATGAGAAAATTGTTTGTGTTATTAATAGCTTTGATAATAGCTTATTTTGCCTCATCTGCTAAACAAAGTCTATCCCAGGAGGGTTATGACCCTCAGACGGGTACAACTGCAGGAGAAAGGGAGAGAATTAAAATAGAGGTACAAGAAATTATAAAGGAAGGAATCCCTGAGATAAAACAAAATCCACAAAGGTTATATTGTGCGACATTATGGAACGTTTATTATGAAAGAGAAGGTTTTGAAATGAAGGTCTTGACGCGAGGAAGGCATAATGAAGTCGTAGTATTTAGGTGTCCTGAATGCAGCTTGGAGAAAGAATATGTGGATCCGTTTTTACTTACGGAGTATCAAGGAAAAACCGGAATGGATAGAATAAAAGAATGCGGGTTTTTAGTAGCGATCTTTAAAGGGGGGAGAGGAATACAGGAGATCATTAAACAAGTTCAGTGAGTTCGGGGATAGATAATATTAAATCTTGTTTTTTCTTTGCACAAGGAAAATTTCAACGGACGAGGAAATGGTTCGAGGGTAGGTCTCAAGACCTTGCTGACACATAATTAATACAGATCACCCGACATTGCAGAATTCATTTTTTTAATTCTCTGCGTCTACACTATCGTGTCAACACTATAAAGATAATGAAAAATAAACCAAATGAATGAGCTTTTCGGTTAATCTGATTAGACTTTTTAGGTTTTGACCCATAACTTATAACATTAATGCGTTGTAAAATAGTGTGACTTTTTTCTTACATCATGACTCAATTATGGCCGGAAAAGAATGATCATTCATAGGAATTAATTCATCGTTGGTTTGACCGTAACTCTTTATTAACAGGGAGGGCATTCCATTGAGTAAATCAGTAACATTTCCTTTCGGTTGGATCAGAGGCATGGACGATGAGAATTGGCAGCTTTTGTGGAATCCTGAGACTGGTATTTTTTTTGCCAAAGGGGCAATTTCAAAAAGGGAAATCAGTTTAGGGGAGTCATCTAACTGGGTTGATGCAAAAGCCTTGGCCGATAAGGTTCAAAATGAAGCACAGATATATAGTCAAATTTTGATCAATGAAACGCCCTAGATTTATTTTAATCTATCCATTGCACTTTTTCAATTATACGATATTCAAGCTGATGATAATTCTGTATCGAAAGTTACCAGTGACGGCAGGCTTAGAGCCTGGTTTATTCTCCAGTATAGCATTTTTAACTTTATATCAGCCATTTAAAGAAGTATTCAAGATTTCATAAGTCTTTCTGATTTGATATACGTTTCTTTCGTATTTTTTGGCTGTTCTGGAATAAATTATTTCAGGATCATTATATGAAATTCATGGAGCAAGAACTAATCTCAATCCCTTATAACGGGAGTAAAATAGATGCCCTGATTTACCGCAGCATAGTTGAAAAGGAGGAATCCGAAAGAGAGCCAATAGTTATTCACGTCCATGGCTTCTTGGGCAATTTTCTAGATGGGAGCCAGCGCTTCTTACCTCCGATCCTTGCTAGGGCTGGTTTTTCTTCAATAGCTATCAATACAAGAATGGCGAATTTTGGCCTATTTTTTGGTTATGGACTGCTTGATGATACCATACCCCAAATAGACCGAGTTGTAATATTTCTAAAAGAACTTGGCTACAGCAAAATTATTTTATCAGGATATAGTCTCGGGACAAGCATTGTTCTTAGATACGCTTCTATAAGAAATGATCCGTCAATATACCCCTCTTTAAAAGGTGTTGTTTCACTTGCAACTCCTTATTCTATGCCCGATTCAATTCGTCGTCGTTGGGATAGATTGGGCAGTAAACCTTCATATGAACAAGTGTATGAAGAGGCTAAAGAGATACTTAAGCCTGATCCATATCATTCGACTGAGGATCGTACTATTTTGATATATCGGGCGAGGGGAGATTCGTATAGGCCCGAACATACAGAAATTTATACTTACAAAACTTGGTGGTTTCTCGCTGGACCAGAGGCTGAAACTGCTAAAGCTTATAAAAAGATGGAAAGGATAAAGATCCCCATACTTCTAATTCAAGGTTGGTATGATGATATAGTTAATCCGCAAGAATGCTATGATTTGGCTCGTGTTGCCCTGAATGCAGGAAACGAGGATGTCTCCGCCTTATACGTAAACGCTGGTCACACTTTTGAGGGAAAAGAAGAGGAGTTGGGGGATATTATTATTAGATGGCTCAATAGAAGATTCAGAAATATTTAAGCTCGACTATTATCAGTACATGATATGATTGATAGACGACGGAGTTTAATTAATTTTCATGCCCGTGACGGATTCCTTATTCATTCGCTATTAATTACTGATCGATTTGAAAATGAAGAAGATCTATATGAAACACCGATGGTTATACAGGTCCATGGTGTCCTAGGAAACTTTCTAGCCCGTGGGACTCCACGGCTCCTTCCTCCGGCGCTGCTCGAACGGGGCTACAGTTCTTTTGTTATCAATACGCGCATGGCATTCCTGGGGCAGATAATGGGAGAAGGGATTTTCGATGATGCAATTTATGACATAGAAGCCTCGATTGATTATCTTACAAAAGAAGGCTATCGAAATATCTTTATCTTGGGATATAGCTTGGGAGCAAACTTAGTGGCATATTTTGCTTCAGAAAGACTTGATCCTAATGTGAAGGGTTTAATCCTGGAGGGATGTGCTTACTCGCTACCCGATTCTCAGAAGAAACGACTTAAGAAATGGAATAGTATTCCTTCGTATGAAGAGGTGTATAAGAGAGCAAAGAAGATTTTAAAACCCGATCCCTATCATGCGAATAATGATCAGATTTTCGTTATATATCGGGCATGGGCGCCATCATTTAATCCCCTGGATGCGGAATTGTTTACATACAGAACATGGTGGTTCATGAGAGGACCGGAGGCTTCTCATGCGAAGACATGTGATTTAATAAAGACTATAAAGGTTCCTGTACTTTTTATACAGGGCTCAAACGATGATATCGTTGAAGAATGGGAGTCTAAGGAATTGGCACGTGAGGTTTATGAATCAGGTAATAAAAATGTTACATTAAGATATATATCAAATGCCAAACATGATTGTATGGAGAATCCGGAGGAGGCTATAGAAACGATCGTCGAGTGGATAGCACGATTGGAAAATGAACCTCTATCGGCTTCCAAAGTTAAACGTTGAAGTTTTATTTGCTTTTATTTACCTTGGGAAATGAATTACCGGGAGGGAAATATTATGTTTTATTTCGTATATTTTGACCCGAAGGAAGGTGTGACAAGAGACAATATAGTGAAGGCCTATAGTAAGTATGCTGAATACTTTAGGAATAAAGTACCTCAATTTAGTTACATAGGACTTTACGGACGAAATGCACTACTTGGATCAAGGCCACACTATGTGGCAATTTGGGAATTTTCAAATTACTCAGATCTCGATGAATGGAACAGGGTCTTTGGAAGCGATAAAAAGGGGCAGAAGCTGGCAAGGGAATTACGTAATTTGACCATTGACTGGGAAGCAAAGATTATGTCTAAGGTAGCATAAAATTAGCTTATATTTTTGTTTCATTGTTTGTTAGGCAATCATTGTAATCGGAGATAGATTCTGGGCTTGAATTGCATATGCGTATAGTTATATCAGCCTTAGTTATCCTATTCCTCTTAACCTCGTTTAGTAAATCTGAAGTACTATCAGATAAAAATCCAATGGTTATGCATCCAGAGTGGTATATTAAGATTTTGGATTGGTCTTTTTATGTAGCTTGGGGCGGAGTGGCAATCATTCACAATGTGGCGATAGAAAATACCAGTAGCGTTGGATACAAAGATATAAAAGTAAGAGTAAATTATTATTCTACAACAGGCTCGAATTATGGTTTGCAAGTTGGGCAGGAGATTGGATTTTTACCAGTTACATTGCCGCCTAAAAGCAAAAACATTTATCTCAAAGATGGATCGGTATTGGGACTTGGCTCCACAAATTTAAGAGCCGGAGGTATCGAGGTTCTAAGTGCGGTTCCTTTAATTCAGTAAAACCAAATGTTCAGAGTAAAGGTTTGATACTCGTGTAAATAGCAAAAAGCGGTATCTCTTAAGGTCAAAAAAAGGAGGGGTCAGCATAGATACTTCAAATTATGTAAAAAATCGAAGACTTCAAAAATGGATTCGGGAAATGGTTGCCCTATGCCAACCGGGCAAAGTTTACTGGTGCGACGGTTCAAATCAGGAGTATGATGCTATGTTCAATTTGATGGTAAAGTCAGGGACGGCCATCAGGCTGAATGAAGAGAAAAGACCCAACAGTTACCTGGTACGGTCTGACCCAAATGATGTGGCTCGCGTAGAAGGCCGAACGTTTATTTGCAGTAAGAGCAAAAGTGATGCGGGTCCTACAAACAACTGGATCGATCCGAGAGAGATGAAAAAAACTCTGCTCGATCTTTTTGACGGTTCCATGCAGGGTCGAACAATGTATGTCATTCCTTTCAGTATGGGGCCTTTGGGCTCGCACATTGCCCGTATCGGCGTGCAGATTAGTGATTCACCTTAT encodes:
- the secG gene encoding preprotein translocase subunit SecG, which gives rise to MDILITLITVFHIVIAILLVITVLLQPGKGGDLGSMFGGGMSDSIFGSSGAVPFLTKTTRVLAVLFIVTSLSLGFFLTRDYKSSVVKDKPSAQIHDEFDEVPVGAETGTQDVSSTGPEVKGEKSSSADEASENIPKKDSKN
- the fdxA gene encoding ferredoxin; protein product: MAYIIAEPCIGVKDKSCVEACPVDCIYEGDDQLYIHPEECIDCGACVDPCPVDAIFHEDELPDKWKSFIEKNKNFFEGKTDLEPARK
- the nth gene encoding endonuclease III, whose protein sequence is MQSLDKDIDAKKKRVKKIIDVFRKLYPSPKCHLNFNSPFELLIGCILSAQCTDERVNQVTRALFKKYRTARDYAKASPQELENDIRTTGFFRNKARSIINCTKILDEKYSGEVPFVMEKLTELDGVGRKTANVVLGNAFGKPAIIVDTHIRRLARRLDLSNKKDPDRIEFDLRDLVPRDQWTYFSLALGDHGRTICKARKPNCAECKISHLCPSAWTFG
- a CDS encoding TIGR01212 family radical SAM protein (This family includes YhcC from E. coli K-12, an uncharacterized radical SAM protein.) is translated as MKRRYNAYSNFLREKFGFRVHKVSVDMGFTCPNRDGSVAQGGCVYCNNDTFVPPYARARFSMQEQIENGMRYLKKRFKAEKFIIYFQAYTNTYDRIEKLEKLYRESLGYENVVGIAVGTRSDCIDEEKIELFEALADDCFVSVEYGIESIYDKTLRFMNRGHDYQSVIDAIELTRGRGVHIGAHIILGMPTETEEEMLCMAEEVSKLGIDSLKIHNLHIVKNTPLAGIYKDSPFHLFGYHEYIDFITGFLERISPDLVIERLFTDTPRDLLIAPDWKKTHNEIIRGIERELERKNTYQGRLFNQNYRLREKSPHS
- a CDS encoding sigma-70 family RNA polymerase sigma factor — encoded protein: MTDLAEKKEPTDEEAMARFQNGDVGAFDFLLHQHSAAILRFIMNMVTVNKSNAEDLLQEIFMKVIENREKYDSNRKFTTWLYTMARNRCIDYLKAEKHRRYSSLDAPLNSETSDGPVKLEIVRSKEKNQEEKMMNKEIRALLNTGVENLKEEFREVFLLREIESLSLKEIADITNVPIGTVKSRLSYAYLNLREIFIQAGYFEEGQIAKGV
- a CDS encoding zf-HC2 domain-containing protein; the protein is MNCEKFEELLIDFIEGEIEPSDIELVKKHLAACQNCSKKVDEFKEIRKVINGDTHPEPSPEILARLSRIAREELEKDNVPFWRKWFYSPILVPVLSTGLALFIWISNGQKDVEYGPDDAIYSTKVMAKKMPMAQEPNFPGVREEAVSNLESNQGPLLSEEPVSAPPLASGKKSRIEEGTTARSGEPAPAKEMIAGRGVKEDHEYSRHRDEFSDKLEAKAIEERASEPKIEAEEEAFEVGSLAKGRSGETEVQGFQEVKQRSNIPTSYTYTETTYKDKLDLGLKQQKEGNCEASIKTNEELLNLTPPPTDPVKGKAYLSLGECYEQMGEWEKAVSNYKNLEEISPEQTAFAVEKIEYIRRQTRLLKQ
- a CDS encoding PspA/IM30 family protein, with protein sequence MGLKNRMGFLIKSQFNHLVTRSEDPEKVINQVVEEIDDGLDSARSRLSALKFRVEEDQRLLERIGEQISYWQGKAEGFIEDNMEENAKEAVRMRRILEDQERGIKIRHVEDEERLKEMGIALKELESRAQAVRAKRNILIKKMRLGKGETNEGREKRDITFGIEFKEPFSIFHKMEERIEGEEGFDYLFRDKQREMCEKEENLINEEIVRIKRKIKKEGGK
- a CDS encoding VWA domain-containing protein, yielding MIRERKSLLLFFLGTFALLVGGRYIGAFPKISQPLNSTTDSVIWNVGLNRPFLHRGSNSEVLLNLKIKGQEFSSHERAPVNLVLVIDRSGSMSDSGKLEYAKDAAKTIISGLASEDRLSVVAYSTGVQLLYPIQYLRDKERAILVVDSLYPTNSTNLSGGLIMGIDQLTSIEGSDNINRVILLSDGLANVGITNVDELSRVASQAAERGIHVTTMGLGLHYDENLMMNLAEYGAGNYYFIESPTQLAGIFKKEFGQMLATVAKDSVVNLSLSPEVELKEIFGYTHTTKDCFIQINLGDLHSGQERNILIKLNAPTGSIGKHQLVNASLEFTDILNNNRNVKLEKELAYQVTEDKSKVRANEDKKISARGVSVNAAYDLYRAVTEYEKGNRRDALSKVKRALNSVVEINNSPQKSDDTIKQEDVLRGLMEDLAEEAPAPGSASGKKIIKEYKAEAREQQK
- a CDS encoding alpha/beta fold hydrolase produces the protein MEQELISIPYNGSKIDALIYRSIVEKEESEREPIVIHVHGFLGNFLDGSQRFLPPILARAGFSSIAINTRMANFGLFFGYGLLDDTIPQIDRVVIFLKELGYSKIILSGYSLGTSIVLRYASIRNDPSIYPSLKGVVSLATPYSMPDSIRRRWDRLGSKPSYEQVYEEAKEILKPDPYHSTEDRTILIYRARGDSYRPEHTEIYTYKTWWFLAGPEAETAKAYKKMERIKIPILLIQGWYDDIVNPQECYDLARVALNAGNEDVSALYVNAGHTFEGKEEELGDIIIRWLNRRFRNI